From Cygnus olor isolate bCygOlo1 chromosome 7, bCygOlo1.pri.v2, whole genome shotgun sequence, a single genomic window includes:
- the TCTN3 gene encoding tectonic-3 — MRGARGMLLALLLARLAAAGPGAPPGVAVELPAGAARGAAPRAEPAAPSRTRAARGGARIPAAGALRGRPAPPPRRRRAPRAPPRPRPRPAAAGSPETYGLRRPGAADTSRRAGGSRSVNQMCVEKSLLFRTNTPYRTDTIAVPGGRDLLFCVQLDDSKLNYFQQPQHINESDFLKFSEKYGRHSFLAVSQVQPSFSAFYRAGDPILIYFDSSSALSVLRQPVKMGVSGLCVDGNPAGFLDSKSTSCTRIFTNLSKSCITDPALDAASYYRDFTVLKVPIDGTVVQSMKVKIIPVAPPRAPHMKDNTCNNAVSEVIYEIEFNGTHGIQSVSVRFKVTSISGNSGVSLQQHFTLHFWTRTPSHTLPRSGNPGFITGAPLLIANTGAMQHMSILRSEGDGSCSQFLRHTVQFGKNMRTGCKLSLPQMEESNCSYIQMKLYEALQGMNTAEDLAIIGSAHSVQVEEWTTILIQNCSVQAMNCASCCMVPVTLDIQILWTKVGLLSNPQAQILSARYSYQCHPLKFLSMSLVPLTTVVTFADMTEWPEPPRGQPKIQWKLPFDFFFPFKVVLNGERSYRGDLAAYFLLILILSSILCF, encoded by the exons ATGCGCGGCGCCCGCGggatgctgctggccctgctgctggcgcGGCTGGCTGCCGCCGGGCCCGGCGCCCCGCCGGGGGTCGCCGTCGAGCTGCCCGCCGGGGCCGCGCGCGGAGCGGCTCCCCGAGCCGAGCCGGCGGCTCCGAGCCGAACCCGCGCGGCCCGGGGCGGCGCCCGTATCCCCGCCGCCGGCGCCctccgcggccgccccgccccgccgccccgccgccgccgggccccgcgggCACctccgcggccccggccccgccccgccgccgccggctcgCCCGAAACTTACGGCCTGCGCCGCCCCGGGGCAGCCGACACGTCCCGCCGTGCTGGCGGCAGCAG ATCTGTGAATCAAATGTGCGTGGAAAAATCGCTCTTGTTCAGAACTAATACTCCTTATCGTACTGATACTATTGCTGTCCCTGGTGGACGTGATCTGCTGTTCTGTGTGCAGCTGGATGACT CAAAGCTGAACTATTTCCAGCAGCCACAGCATATAAACGAATCTGATTTTCTGAAGTTCTCGGAGAAGTATGGCAGACACTCTTTCTTAGCAGTATCACAAGTCCAGCCATCGTTTTCTGCCTTTTACCGG GCTGGTGATCCAATCCTAATCTATTTTGATTCATCATCTGCACTGAGTGTGCTTAGACAGCCAGTGAAAATGGGAGTCAGTGGACTCTGTGTTGATGGAAATCCTGCTG GCTTCCTGGACAGTAAAAGCACAAGCTGTACTCGGATTTTCACCAACTTGAGCAAGAGCTGCATTACTGACCCTGCCCTGGATGCTGCCTCCTACTACCGTGACTTCACAGTGCTAAAG gtTCCAATTGATGGCACCGTTGTGCAGTCCATGAAG GTGAAGATCATCCCAGTCGCACCACCTAGAGCTCCCCACATGAAAGACAACACGTGTAACAATGCTGTTTCTGAG GTGATCTATGAAATAGAATTCAATGGCACCCATGGGATTCAGAGCGTGTCTGTCCGGTTCAAAGTAACCAGCATCTCTGGGAACTCAGGagtctctctgcagcagcacttcaCTTTGCACTTCTGG ACCAGGACTCCATCTCATACGTTGCCTAGAAGCGGAAACCCTGGCTTTATCACTGGAGCACCACTGCTGATTGCAAACACTGGTGCCATGCAGCAT ATGAGCATTTTAAGGAGTGAGGGTGATGGGAGTTGTTCACAGTTCCTCAGACACACCgtacaatttggaaaaaatatgagGACTGGCTGCAAGCTCAG ccTACCCCAAATGGAAGAAAGTAACTGCAGTTATATCCAGATGAAGTTATATGAGGCTCTTCAGGGGATGAACACAGCAGAGGACCTTGCTATAATTGGCAGTGCTCATTCAGTCCAGGTAGAAGAGTGGACGACCATTCTGATTCAGAACTGCAGTGTACAG gcTATGAACTGCGCTTCCTGTTGCATGGTTCCTGTTACCCTGGATATACAGATACTGTGGACTAAGGTGGGCCTCCTGTCCAACCCTCAAGCTCAAATACTGAGTGCACGGTACTCTTATCAGTGTCACCCTCTAAAG tTCCTAAGCATGAGCCTGGTGCCTTTGACAACTGTTGTTACCTTCGCTGACATGACGGAATGGCCAGAACCTCCACGTGGCCAGCCCAAAATACAGTGGAAACTCCCATTtgacttctttttccccttcaaggTGGTACTGAATGGGGAAAGAAGCTACAGAGGTGATCTTGCTGCCTATTTTTTGTTGATTCTAATATTGTCTAGTATACTTTGCTTTTGA